A window of Candidatus Dependentiae bacterium genomic DNA:
GCAAGAACCTTGATTTACATCTACAGCAAAATCAGTATTTACCTCTTCTTGCTNNNNNNNNNNNNNNNNNNNNNNNNNNNNNNNNNNNNNNNNNNNNNNNNNNNNNNNNNNNNNNNNNNNNNNNNNNNNNNNNNNNNNNNNNNNNNNNNNNTCCTCTTTATCACCTGTTAACACATCGCAAGAACCTTGATTTACATCTACAGCAAAATCAGTATTTACCTCTTCTTGCTCAGCTATAGTCGTATTTTCGTTGTCTTCATTAAGATTAACAAATTCACTTTCAATAAAGTCTTGTTCTTCTGCATCTACATTATTATCAACATTACCATTATTTAAGTTGTCAATATCTGCATCTGCTATTGTACCATTAGTAGCATCTACGCTTTCTTTGTAATCATTACTATCAAAAACAAGTATTCGGTCACCTTTGTCACCACTTTTATTGGTTACTACAGTACTACCATTATCCATTGCTCGTACATTAAAGCTTGCGCATACAAATAGTAAGCTTACTGAAAGTAAAGCATACTTATGTAAGTTTCTATTAACCATCATAAAAGAGACCTTCCAATTAATACTTTAATTAAGAAATAAACTGCAACTATTCTATTACAAATCTACTATGGTGAACTGTATTGTAGTATAAAACAGCCAAGGTGAAAGTCAAGCGTAATAGTCCCATTTTGGCATAATTTTTTTCACTGAATGTTACAAATCTTATTTTTAAAAACATACTTCACTAATATTTTGCCAGTTGAAATTTTTATTTCAATGTGTTACCCTATGGGTATTGTAGTAAAAATCAGTATACTGAGAAGATTTTTAGTAGTTTAATTAGAGGATCTTTTGTCATGAAGCGATGCAATCGCATAATCGTTCGATTGTCCCTCTCCATAGCACTATTAGCGGCTTCCATCACTCATTCGGCAAATATTATTTTTGATCTTGGTGGCGTACTAATAGAAACAGATACAATTGCCAGCTTTTGGCACAGCGGACCAATAAACTGGTTTTACTATTTGGCAAATTTCAATAATCCACGCTCCGTACGGGATACACTTTATAATTTCCTCAACGCTGTGTATCCACATGAAAATAATGCTCTTGCGGTGTACGATGAAACTGGCAGACGCATGCCACAACTTATATGCGATTGGCTCACTGGCCATTATACATACGCAAACATTCGTTGCAACATTCAGGATGTTCTTAGTTATTATTTTAACGATTATTCAGAACAAGTATTATTTGATTCTGTTACACAGATGATGTTTGAGCCAAACACTTTTGCTAAAACACGGCGTTTT
This region includes:
- a CDS encoding HAD-IA family hydrolase translates to MKRCNRIIVRLSLSIALLAASITHSANIIFDLGGVLIETDTIASFWHSGPINWFYYLANFNNPRSVRDTLYNFLNAVYPHENNALAVYDETGRRMPQLICDWLTGHYTYANIRCNIQDVLSYYFNDYSEQVLFDSVTQMMFEPNTFAKTRRFIGEGIMFVRECITQGHNVYILSNWDPESFKLLKKIYPEFFILFDGKVISGKVGYNKPHHNIYLNLLEKYDLEPAECIFIDDQPENITAARELGIHGIICPQKSLLFSTRPNFDIVRNEIRAWQTLKNKTL